In the Streptomyces sp. NBC_00525 genome, one interval contains:
- a CDS encoding 1-aminocyclopropane-1-carboxylate deaminase/D-cysteine desulfhydrase has translation MSAPPPEPPGLARLRPALPSPVRPADDERFARHGVTLLLKRDDLIHPDLPGNKWRKLAPNLGAAAGRPVLTFGGAYSNHLRATAAAGRLLGFGTIGVVRGDELAHRPLNPSLARCAADGMRLHFVDRATYRAKTDPAVLAGLLDVYGDCAVVPEGGSNALAARGCAALGRELRGAADVVAVACGTGGTLAGLAAGLAPGQRALGVPVLRGGFLGEAVRELQREAFGGPAGDWWLDERFHFGGYARTTPALHAFAQDFEDRHGLPVERLYVAKMLYALTELVAEGAFPAGSTVAAVITGRPDEAAGV, from the coding sequence ATGTCCGCCCCGCCTCCCGAGCCGCCCGGCCTCGCCCGGCTGCGTCCGGCGCTCCCGTCGCCCGTGCGGCCCGCCGACGACGAGCGCTTCGCCCGGCACGGCGTCACGCTGCTGCTCAAGCGCGACGATCTGATCCACCCGGACCTGCCGGGCAACAAGTGGCGCAAACTCGCGCCCAATCTGGGGGCCGCCGCCGGGCGCCCGGTGCTGACCTTCGGCGGCGCGTACTCCAACCATCTGCGGGCCACCGCCGCGGCGGGCCGGCTCCTCGGATTCGGCACCATCGGTGTCGTACGGGGTGACGAGCTGGCGCACCGCCCCCTCAACCCCTCGCTCGCCCGGTGCGCGGCGGACGGCATGCGGCTGCACTTCGTGGACCGGGCGACGTACCGCGCCAAGACCGACCCGGCGGTTCTGGCCGGGCTGCTCGACGTGTACGGCGACTGCGCGGTCGTCCCGGAGGGCGGCAGCAACGCCCTCGCGGCCCGCGGCTGCGCCGCGCTCGGGCGGGAGCTGCGGGGCGCGGCCGACGTGGTGGCGGTGGCCTGCGGGACCGGCGGCACACTGGCCGGGCTGGCCGCGGGGCTGGCGCCGGGGCAGCGCGCCCTCGGCGTCCCGGTGCTGCGCGGCGGCTTCCTGGGCGAGGCGGTACGGGAGCTCCAGCGGGAGGCGTTCGGCGGTCCGGCGGGCGACTGGTGGCTGGACGAGCGGTTCCACTTCGGCGGCTACGCCCGTACGACACCGGCCCTGCATGCCTTCGCACAGGACTTCGAGGACCGCCACGGGCTACCCGTGGAGCGACTGTATGTGGCCAAAATGCTGTACGCGCTCACCGAGCTGGTGGCGGAGGGCGCCTTCCCCGCCGGCAGCACCGTCGCGGCCGTGATCACCGGCCGCCCCGACGAGGCGGCCGGCGTCTAG
- a CDS encoding RrF2 family transcriptional regulator, translating to MRLTRFTDVALRVLMRLAVVKHEDPPTTREVAATMQVPYSHAAKVVARLQHLGLIEARRGRGGGLTLTEAGRSASVGALVRELEEPEEPGDVVDCEGSTPCPLRSACQLRMALRQAQDAFYASLDPLTVTQLTAGPTGPLLISLSSRRPSGN from the coding sequence ATGCGGCTCACCAGGTTCACCGACGTGGCCCTGCGCGTGCTCATGCGCCTCGCCGTCGTGAAGCACGAGGACCCGCCGACCACCCGCGAGGTGGCGGCCACCATGCAGGTGCCGTACTCGCACGCCGCGAAGGTCGTCGCCCGCCTCCAGCACCTCGGCCTGATCGAGGCCCGGCGGGGCCGGGGCGGCGGCCTCACGCTCACCGAGGCCGGCCGGTCCGCGTCGGTCGGTGCCCTGGTCCGCGAGCTGGAGGAGCCCGAGGAGCCCGGCGACGTCGTCGACTGCGAGGGCTCGACACCGTGTCCGCTGCGCTCGGCCTGCCAGTTGCGCATGGCCCTGCGCCAGGCCCAGGACGCGTTCTACGCCTCGCTGGACCCGCTCACCGTCACGCAGCTGACCGCCGGGCCGACCGGCCCCCTCCTCATCAGCCTCAGCAGTCGCCGCCCGTCCGGAAACTGA
- a CDS encoding UBP-type zinc finger domain-containing protein: protein MSVCPHVPDLPRPEPEPLGATCPECLAAGTHPVQLRMCLSCGHVGCCDSSPGRHATGHFEQTGHPVMRSFEPGEKWRWCFVDGSIV from the coding sequence ATGAGTGTGTGCCCGCATGTCCCGGACCTGCCGCGCCCCGAACCCGAGCCGCTCGGTGCCACCTGCCCCGAGTGCCTGGCGGCCGGCACCCACCCGGTGCAGTTGCGGATGTGTCTGAGCTGCGGCCACGTCGGCTGCTGCGACTCGTCGCCGGGACGGCACGCGACCGGCCACTTCGAGCAGACCGGCCACCCGGTGATGCGGAGCTTCGAGCCCGGCGAGAAGTGGCGATGGTGCTTTGTCGACGGTTCGATCGTCTGA
- a CDS encoding RNA polymerase sigma factor SigF — MSDGNGDGPVRDETIRPGVVRAAGIPDQQALPHPVDGDDLPRAVGGVDVPAGTTVAVEQSQAERAGQMSEHGHHDPNDRSGARALFVELRALPDGSPERAELRNRLVRMHLPLVEHLARRFRNRGEPLDDLTQVATIGLIKSVDRFDPERGVEFSTYATPTVVGEIKRHFRDKGWAVRVPRRLQELRLSLTSATAELSQLHGRSPTVHELAERLGISEEEVLEGLESANAYSTLSLDVPDTDDESPAVADTLGSEDEALEGVEYRESLKPLLEDLPPREKRILLLRFFGNMTQSQIAQEVGISQMHVSRLLARTLAQLRERLLVEE; from the coding sequence GTGAGCGACGGAAACGGGGACGGTCCTGTGCGGGACGAGACGATCCGACCAGGGGTGGTGCGCGCGGCGGGCATCCCGGACCAGCAGGCACTGCCTCATCCGGTGGACGGGGACGACCTGCCCCGTGCGGTGGGCGGGGTGGACGTGCCGGCCGGCACTACGGTCGCGGTGGAGCAGTCGCAGGCGGAGCGGGCAGGCCAGATGAGCGAGCACGGGCACCACGATCCGAACGACCGCAGCGGTGCGCGGGCGTTGTTCGTCGAGCTGCGCGCGCTGCCCGACGGCTCGCCGGAGCGGGCCGAGCTGCGCAACCGGCTGGTGCGGATGCATCTGCCGCTGGTGGAGCACCTGGCCCGGCGCTTCCGCAACCGCGGGGAGCCGCTGGACGACCTGACCCAGGTCGCCACCATCGGGCTGATCAAGTCCGTCGACCGGTTCGACCCGGAGCGGGGCGTCGAGTTCTCGACGTACGCGACGCCCACGGTCGTCGGGGAGATCAAGCGCCACTTCCGCGACAAGGGCTGGGCGGTGCGGGTGCCGCGCCGCCTCCAGGAGCTGCGGCTCTCGCTGACCTCGGCGACCGCCGAGCTGTCCCAGCTGCACGGCCGCTCGCCCACCGTGCACGAGCTGGCGGAGCGGCTGGGGATCTCCGAGGAGGAGGTCCTGGAGGGGCTGGAGTCGGCCAACGCGTACAGCACGCTCTCGCTGGACGTGCCGGACACGGACGACGAGTCGCCGGCCGTGGCGGACACCCTGGGCTCCGAGGACGAGGCGCTGGAGGGCGTCGAGTACCGGGAGTCGCTGAAGCCGCTCCTGGAGGATCTGCCGCCGCGGGAGAAGCGCATCCTGCTGCTGCGGTTCTTCGGCAACATGACCCAGTCGCAGATCGCGCAGGAGGTCGGCATCTCGCAGATGCACGTCTCGCGGCTGCTGGCCCGCACGCTGGCGCAGCTGCGCGAGCGGCTGCTGGTCGAGGAGTAG
- a CDS encoding WhiB family transcriptional regulator, translated as MDWRHNAVCREEDPELFFPIGNTGPALLQIEEAKAVCRRCPVMEQCLQWALESGQDSGVWGGLSEDERRAMKRRAARNRARNASA; from the coding sequence ATGGACTGGCGTCACAACGCCGTTTGTCGTGAGGAAGACCCGGAGCTGTTCTTCCCCATCGGCAACACCGGTCCTGCGCTGCTGCAGATCGAGGAAGCCAAGGCCGTCTGCCGTCGCTGCCCCGTCATGGAGCAGTGCCTGCAGTGGGCGCTCGAGTCCGGCCAGGACTCCGGCGTCTGGGGTGGCCTCAGCGAGGACGAGCGCCGCGCAATGAAGCGCCGCGCCGCTCGCAACCGGGCGCGCAACGCCAGCGCCTGA
- a CDS encoding Na+/H+ antiporter, with translation MDALPLVALVAGSAATAGLARRTPVPAPLLLVAAGLIASYVPGVPTYTLDAHIVLPLLLPPLLHTAAVDSSYLDLRANLRPVALLSVGYVLFATVVVGWLAHLLVPGLPLTAALVLGAVIAPPDAVTAAAIARRVGLPARVTTILQGESLVNDATAITAFKVALAAAVGEGVSWGAGITEFLLAAVGGVGVGLLLMVPLHWLRTHLKEALLQNTLSLLIPFVAYAAAERVHASGVLAVVVVALYLGHRSWQVDFATRLQEAAVWKMVAFVLESAVFALIGLQLPFVLKGLGASSVADAFGYAVLVFLAVVVVRFVWVYPATYLPRWLSRRVREREPGMDRTSPLIVGWAGMRGVVSLAVAFSIPLVTADGAAFPARNLVLFLTFTTVIGTLVVQGLTLPVLVRVLRLPGRDRQAETLAEAQAQSEASAAAEARLDDLLADERNRLPQPLADRLRTVLERRRNAVWERLGAADPVTGESADDTYRRLAGEMIEAEREVFVRLRDERRIDDEMMRTLLRRLDLEEAAAYREESG, from the coding sequence ATGGACGCATTGCCCCTGGTGGCGCTGGTCGCGGGCAGTGCCGCGACGGCCGGTCTGGCCCGCCGCACCCCGGTCCCGGCACCCCTGCTGCTGGTGGCCGCGGGCCTGATCGCCTCGTACGTGCCGGGGGTGCCGACGTACACCCTGGACGCGCACATCGTGCTCCCGCTGCTGCTGCCGCCCCTGCTCCACACCGCCGCCGTGGACAGCTCCTACCTCGATCTGCGGGCCAACCTGCGGCCGGTGGCCCTGCTGTCGGTGGGCTACGTGCTGTTCGCCACCGTCGTGGTCGGATGGCTGGCCCACCTGCTGGTGCCCGGTCTGCCGCTGACCGCCGCGCTGGTGCTGGGCGCCGTGATCGCCCCGCCGGACGCGGTCACCGCCGCCGCGATCGCCCGCCGGGTGGGCCTGCCCGCGCGCGTCACGACGATCCTGCAGGGCGAGTCCCTGGTGAACGACGCCACCGCGATCACCGCGTTCAAGGTGGCGCTGGCCGCCGCCGTGGGCGAGGGCGTGAGCTGGGGCGCGGGGATCACCGAATTCCTGCTGGCCGCGGTCGGCGGGGTCGGGGTCGGCCTGCTGCTGATGGTCCCGCTGCACTGGCTGCGCACCCATCTCAAGGAGGCACTGCTCCAGAACACGCTGTCGCTCCTGATCCCCTTCGTGGCGTACGCGGCGGCCGAGCGGGTGCACGCCTCGGGGGTGCTCGCCGTGGTCGTCGTCGCGCTGTACCTGGGCCACCGCTCCTGGCAGGTGGACTTCGCCACCCGGCTCCAGGAGGCCGCCGTCTGGAAGATGGTCGCCTTCGTCCTGGAGTCCGCGGTGTTCGCCCTGATCGGCCTCCAGCTGCCCTTCGTCCTCAAGGGGCTCGGCGCCTCCTCGGTGGCGGACGCCTTCGGGTACGCGGTGCTGGTCTTCCTCGCCGTCGTCGTGGTCCGGTTCGTCTGGGTCTACCCGGCGACCTATCTGCCCCGGTGGCTCTCGCGGCGCGTCAGGGAACGGGAGCCGGGCATGGACCGGACCTCGCCGCTCATCGTCGGCTGGGCCGGGATGCGCGGCGTCGTCTCGCTCGCCGTCGCCTTCTCCATCCCGCTCGTCACGGCCGACGGAGCCGCGTTCCCGGCCCGCAACCTCGTCCTGTTCCTGACGTTCACCACCGTCATCGGCACGCTGGTGGTGCAGGGGCTGACGCTGCCGGTCCTGGTACGGGTGCTGCGGCTGCCCGGCCGTGACCGGCAGGCCGAGACCCTGGCCGAGGCGCAGGCCCAGAGCGAGGCGTCGGCGGCCGCCGAGGCCCGGCTGGACGACCTCCTCGCCGACGAGCGCAACCGGCTGCCCCAGCCGCTGGCCGACCGGCTGCGCACCGTGCTCGAACGCCGCCGCAACGCGGTGTGGGAGCGGCTCGGTGCGGCCGACCCGGTCACCGGCGAGTCGGCCGACGACACCTACCGGCGGCTGGCCGGCGAGATGATCGAGGCCGAGCGCGAGGTCTTCGTACGGCTGCGGGACGAGCGCAGGATCGACGACGAGATGATGCGGACCCTGCTGCGCCGCCTGGACCTGGAGGAGGCGGCGGCCTATCGCGAGGAGTCGGGCTAG
- a CDS encoding N-acetylmuramoyl-L-alanine amidase, with amino-acid sequence MSSPMSASAFLAALKKEGLTVVEVDDWRSHNRDHKGPWGPVNGVMIHHSVTRGTGATVRVCRDGHPDLPGPLCHGVIAKDGRVHLVGYGRTNHAGMGDDDVLRAVIAEKKRLPHDNEANTDGNRHFYGFECENLGDGEDPWPDEQLEAVERVSAAICRHHGWTARSVIGHREWQPGKVDPRGFSMDDLRSRVHDRLK; translated from the coding sequence ATGTCCTCACCCATGTCCGCGAGCGCGTTCCTCGCCGCCCTCAAGAAGGAAGGGCTCACCGTCGTCGAGGTGGACGACTGGCGCAGCCACAATCGCGACCACAAGGGCCCCTGGGGCCCCGTCAACGGTGTGATGATCCACCACTCGGTCACCCGCGGCACCGGCGCCACCGTACGGGTCTGCCGCGACGGCCACCCCGATCTGCCGGGGCCCCTGTGCCACGGCGTCATCGCCAAGGACGGCCGGGTCCATCTGGTGGGCTACGGGCGCACCAACCACGCGGGCATGGGCGACGACGACGTGCTGCGCGCGGTGATCGCCGAGAAGAAGCGCCTCCCCCACGACAACGAGGCCAACACCGACGGGAACCGGCACTTCTACGGCTTCGAGTGCGAGAACCTCGGCGACGGCGAGGACCCCTGGCCCGACGAGCAGCTCGAAGCCGTCGAGCGGGTGTCGGCGGCCATCTGCCGGCACCACGGCTGGACCGCCCGGTCCGTCATCGGGCACCGCGAGTGGCAGCCCGGCAAGGTGGACCCGCGCGGCTTCTCGATGGACGACCTGCGGTCCCGAGTCCACGACCGCCTCAAGTGA
- a CDS encoding diacylglycerol/lipid kinase family protein, with protein sequence MRALLVVNPAATTTSARTRDVLIHALASEMKLEAVSTEYRGHARDLGRRAADSDDIDLVVALGGDGTVNEVVNGLLHRGPDLDRLPRLAVVPGGSTNVFARALGLPNDAVEATGAILDALANRTERTVGLGLAGGTPGTEDESVPERWFTFCAGLGFDAGVIGRVEQQRERGKRSTHALYVRQVVRQFLDEPHRRQGVITLDVPGEEPVTDLALSIICNTAPWTYLGNRPIYAAPKASFDTALDVLGLRKLSTPAVSRYATQLLTSSPEKGPRGKHAVSRHDLTDFTLHSKVPLPFQMDGDHLGVRTSVTFTGVRRALRVIV encoded by the coding sequence ATGCGCGCACTTCTCGTGGTCAACCCGGCAGCCACCACCACCAGTGCGCGGACCCGTGATGTGCTGATCCACGCGCTGGCCAGCGAGATGAAGCTGGAGGCCGTGTCCACGGAGTACCGGGGACACGCCCGCGATCTGGGCCGGCGGGCCGCCGACAGCGACGACATCGATCTGGTGGTGGCGCTCGGCGGCGACGGCACGGTCAACGAGGTGGTCAACGGCCTGCTGCACCGGGGCCCGGACCTCGACCGGCTGCCGAGGCTGGCCGTGGTGCCCGGCGGCTCCACCAATGTGTTCGCGCGCGCCCTGGGGCTCCCGAACGACGCGGTGGAGGCGACCGGCGCCATTCTGGACGCCCTGGCGAACCGGACCGAACGCACGGTGGGCCTGGGCCTGGCGGGCGGTACGCCGGGCACGGAGGACGAATCCGTGCCGGAGCGCTGGTTCACCTTCTGCGCCGGCCTCGGTTTCGACGCGGGAGTGATCGGCCGGGTCGAACAGCAGCGGGAACGCGGCAAGCGTTCGACGCACGCGCTCTACGTCCGGCAGGTCGTCCGGCAATTCCTGGACGAGCCGCACCGCAGGCAGGGCGTCATAACGCTCGACGTGCCCGGCGAGGAACCGGTCACCGATCTCGCGCTTTCCATAATCTGCAACACGGCCCCCTGGACGTACCTGGGGAACCGGCCGATCTACGCGGCCCCGAAGGCGTCCTTCGACACCGCTCTCGACGTGCTTGGCCTGCGGAAACTCTCCACTCCCGCAGTCAGCCGCTACGCCACCCAGCTGCTCACGTCGAGCCCCGAGAAGGGCCCTCGCGGCAAGCACGCGGTATCCCGGCACGACCTGACGGACTTCACCTTGCATTCCAAGGTGCCACTGCCCTTCCAGATGGACGGTGACCACCTCGGAGTGCGTACGAGTGTGACGTTCACAGGCGTACGCCGTGCACTGCGTGTGATTGTGTGA
- a CDS encoding globin domain-containing protein, giving the protein MLSESSTATVRATLPAVGAAIGDIADLFYRKLFTAHPELLRDLFNRGNQASGAQRQALAGSIAAFATHLVEQPETRPDVMLSRIAHKHASLGITPAQYDVVHTHLFAAIAEVLGDAVTPEVAAAWDEVYWLMANALIAIEERLYAEQGVVAGDVWREWEVVSRSEETDDVARFRIRPADGSPAPAFRPGQYVSVQVELADGAHQIRQYSLSSAPGSPLRSITVKRVHGNDAPDGEVSRHLHAQVRAGDRIRVSAPYGDLVLKSDDAPLLLASAGIGCTPILSMLEHLAVSGHRAPVTVVHGDRSPADHALRTDHIALTAKLPDAAAHFWYEDPEDGHPTDRTGLVDLSDVVIPSGTHAYLCGPLPFMRAVRTQLLAKGVPASDIHYEVFGPDLWLAS; this is encoded by the coding sequence ATGCTCTCCGAGTCGTCGACCGCCACCGTTCGTGCCACCCTGCCCGCCGTAGGCGCGGCCATCGGGGACATCGCCGATCTCTTCTACCGCAAGCTGTTCACCGCCCACCCGGAGCTGCTGCGCGACCTGTTCAACCGCGGCAACCAGGCGTCCGGCGCGCAGCGCCAGGCCCTGGCCGGTTCCATCGCCGCCTTCGCCACGCACCTGGTCGAGCAGCCCGAGACCCGCCCGGACGTGATGCTCAGCCGCATCGCCCACAAGCACGCCTCGCTCGGCATCACCCCCGCCCAGTACGACGTCGTCCACACCCACCTGTTCGCCGCGATAGCCGAGGTCCTCGGCGACGCGGTGACCCCCGAGGTCGCCGCCGCCTGGGACGAGGTCTACTGGCTGATGGCCAACGCCCTGATCGCCATCGAGGAGCGGCTGTACGCGGAGCAGGGCGTCGTCGCGGGTGACGTCTGGCGCGAGTGGGAGGTCGTCTCGCGCTCCGAGGAGACCGACGACGTCGCCCGGTTCCGCATCCGCCCGGCCGACGGCTCCCCGGCTCCCGCCTTCCGCCCCGGCCAGTACGTCTCCGTGCAGGTCGAGCTGGCGGACGGCGCCCACCAGATACGCCAGTACAGCCTCTCCAGCGCCCCCGGCTCGCCGCTCCGCTCCATCACGGTCAAGCGGGTCCACGGCAACGACGCGCCGGACGGCGAGGTCTCCCGCCACCTGCACGCCCAGGTCCGCGCCGGTGACCGCATCCGGGTCTCCGCCCCGTACGGCGACCTCGTGCTGAAGTCCGACGACGCCCCGCTGCTGCTCGCCTCCGCGGGCATCGGCTGCACCCCGATCCTGTCGATGCTGGAGCACCTCGCCGTCTCCGGGCACCGCGCACCGGTCACCGTCGTGCACGGCGACCGCTCCCCCGCCGACCACGCGCTGCGCACCGACCACATCGCGCTGACCGCCAAGCTCCCCGACGCGGCCGCCCACTTCTGGTACGAGGACCCCGAGGACGGCCACCCCACCGACCGCACCGGGCTCGTCGACCTGAGCGATGTCGTCATCCCCTCCGGCACCCACGCCTACCTCTGCGGCCCGCTGCCCTTCATGCGCGCGGTGCGCACCCAGTTGCTCGCCAAGGGCGTCCCGGCCTCCGACATCCACTACGAGGTGTTCGGCCCCGACCTGTGGCTGGCCTCCTGA
- a CDS encoding anti-sigma regulatory factor gives MSQIAGEPGNQDFVEVRLPAAGAYLSVLRTATAGLAARLDFTLDEIEDLRIAVDEACAILLQQAVPGSVLSCVFRLIDDSLEVTVAAPTTDGRAPERDTFAWTVLSALAGKVDSSVADDRTVSISLYKQRGAGPGPA, from the coding sequence GTGTCCCAGATCGCAGGCGAGCCCGGCAATCAGGACTTCGTGGAGGTCCGGCTGCCCGCTGCGGGTGCCTACCTGTCGGTGCTGCGCACGGCCACGGCCGGTCTCGCAGCACGTTTGGACTTCACTCTCGACGAGATCGAGGACCTTCGCATCGCGGTGGACGAGGCGTGCGCGATCCTGCTCCAGCAGGCCGTGCCGGGCTCCGTCCTCAGCTGCGTGTTCCGTCTCATCGACGATTCACTCGAGGTGACGGTCGCGGCCCCCACCACGGACGGCCGCGCCCCGGAGCGCGACACCTTCGCCTGGACGGTGCTCTCCGCACTGGCCGGGAAGGTCGACTCCTCGGTCGCCGACGACCGTACGGTCAGCATCAGCCTGTACAAACAGCGCGGCGCGGGACCAGGGCCGGCGTGA